From a single Flavobacterium sp. genomic region:
- a CDS encoding cytochrome-c peroxidase, which yields MKNQIMVSLLTIFGLTSCSNNSDDNYEDIATYPFVEAEFGSSLDLNNLANYANQTVPPYITKNNSQGNSITDKGATLGRVLFYDKNLSSNNTISCSSCHKQEFAFSDTNVASSGVNGTTGRHSMRLINSRFATETKFFWNERALNLETQTTMPIKDHGEMGFSGLNGDLTFDNLITRLNGIGYYKELFKFVYGSEEITEVKIQSALAQFIRSIQSFDSKYDAGRALANNDGQPFSNFTAQENQGKNLFLSPPVFNTSGVRTSGGLGCAGCHRAPEFDIDPNTLNNGIIGTIARTGIDTGNTRAPSLRNLVRTDGTQNGPMMHTGVISDLQTAIGHYGTINLAPGNNNLDPRLTPGGVGQQLNLTATEVNAVIAFLKTLSGTDVYINEKWSNPFN from the coding sequence ATGAAAAATCAAATTATGGTCAGTTTATTGACTATATTCGGATTGACTTCTTGTAGTAACAATTCAGATGACAATTACGAAGATATCGCTACTTATCCGTTTGTAGAAGCTGAATTTGGCTCGTCTTTAGATTTAAATAATTTAGCAAATTATGCGAATCAAACAGTTCCACCCTATATCACTAAAAACAATTCCCAAGGAAATTCAATTACTGATAAAGGGGCTACTTTAGGACGCGTTTTATTTTATGATAAAAATTTATCATCCAATAATACTATTTCGTGTTCAAGTTGTCACAAGCAAGAATTTGCATTTAGTGATACCAATGTGGCAAGTTCAGGTGTTAATGGAACAACTGGAAGGCATTCGATGCGTTTAATTAATTCTAGATTTGCTACAGAAACTAAATTCTTTTGGAATGAACGCGCTTTAAATTTAGAAACGCAAACTACCATGCCTATTAAAGATCATGGAGAAATGGGCTTTAGTGGATTAAATGGTGATTTGACCTTTGATAATTTAATTACTAGATTAAATGGAATTGGGTATTACAAAGAACTTTTCAAGTTTGTTTATGGATCAGAAGAAATTACAGAGGTAAAAATTCAAAGTGCATTAGCACAGTTTATTAGAAGCATTCAATCTTTTGATTCAAAATACGATGCAGGAAGAGCATTAGCTAATAATGACGGACAACCTTTCTCAAATTTCACAGCACAAGAAAACCAAGGTAAAAATTTATTTTTATCGCCTCCTGTTTTTAATACTAGTGGCGTAAGAACTTCTGGAGGTTTGGGTTGTGCTGGTTGTCATAGAGCTCCTGAGTTTGACATAGATCCAAATACTCTAAACAATGGAATTATTGGTACAATTGCAAGAACTGGAATAGATACTGGAAATACAAGAGCTCCTTCTTTAAGGAATTTAGTTAGAACAGATGGAACTCAAAACGGACCAATGATGCATACTGGAGTAATATCAGATTTACAGACTGCTATTGGACATTATGGGACGATAAACTTAGCGCCAGGAAATAACAATTTAGACCCAAGATTAACCCCAGGTGGTGTTGGACAACAA
- a CDS encoding DUF2238 domain-containing protein: MKKIQLYSLLFFIGLLISGIHPKEYFTWFLEVLPAIIGFMILAFTYKNFRFTNFTYFFILIHCYILFLGGHYTYAEVPPFEWIKETFHQTRNNYDKVGHFAQGFIPAMITRELFIRKNVIANQSFFNFVIVAVCLAISAAYEWLEWGVSLCTGDGGDAFLGTQGYVWDTQSDMLYATIGAICMLILFSKKHDKAIQKQIKSQ; encoded by the coding sequence ATGAAAAAAATACAACTCTATTCTCTATTATTCTTTATTGGATTGCTAATTTCAGGAATTCATCCAAAAGAATATTTTACTTGGTTTTTAGAAGTTTTACCCGCAATTATAGGTTTCATGATTTTGGCTTTTACCTATAAAAATTTTCGATTTACGAATTTTACATATTTCTTTATTTTAATTCATTGCTACATCTTATTCCTTGGCGGACATTACACCTATGCCGAAGTACCTCCGTTTGAATGGATAAAAGAAACGTTTCATCAAACTCGAAACAACTATGATAAAGTCGGACATTTTGCACAAGGTTTTATTCCAGCCATGATTACACGAGAATTATTTATTCGCAAAAATGTAATTGCTAATCAAAGTTTCTTTAACTTCGTTATTGTTGCTGTCTGTTTGGCAATTAGTGCGGCCTATGAATGGTTAGAATGGGGCGTTTCACTTTGCACTGGAGATGGTGGCGATGCTTTTTTAGGAACGCAAGGCTACGTTTGGGATACGCAATCAGATATGTTATACGCAACAATAGGCGCTATTTGTATGTTAATTTTATTTAGTAAGAAACACGACAAAGCAATTCAAAAGCAAATTAAATCTCAATAA
- a CDS encoding ABC transporter ATP-binding protein, with the protein MTEFEKQFREVQELLEFNYFNQTIKRVIDFALDTENIDFYTKTNEFLNWLDHNEKEDDDKKTRLKSLLDELYAFLNKKECHDHQTIISVKNLQKIYNASFGLGPINLDIKTGEIIGLVGENGNGKTTLLRSLCGELHPTSGTINYQFEYDDLYDLRTKLVYIPQRTDTWRGSMYENLEFTASCYGYSPEENNLVVDLVITRLGLRKFRKHYWNNLSSGYKMRFELARMLLRKPKILLIDEPLANLDILAQQTILDDFRNIANSAFRPIAIVLSSQQLYEVEKTSNQVVFLKRGSQKNLNTENDVAKNCIIEFESSLNLSDLKQAFTALEVISLEQNGGTFIATFPENIQMNDFLKVVINQSIPMTYIRNISNSTRRFFVN; encoded by the coding sequence ATGACCGAATTTGAAAAACAATTCCGCGAGGTGCAAGAACTTCTCGAATTTAACTACTTCAATCAAACCATAAAACGAGTAATCGATTTTGCTTTAGATACGGAAAACATTGATTTTTACACTAAAACCAATGAATTTTTAAATTGGTTAGACCATAATGAAAAAGAAGACGACGATAAAAAAACACGCTTAAAATCCTTGTTAGATGAACTTTACGCGTTTTTAAATAAAAAAGAATGCCATGATCATCAAACAATTATTTCAGTTAAAAATCTACAAAAAATTTACAATGCTTCTTTTGGATTAGGTCCGATTAACTTAGATATTAAAACAGGTGAAATCATTGGTTTGGTTGGCGAAAATGGAAACGGAAAAACTACTTTACTTCGTAGCTTATGTGGTGAATTGCATCCAACTTCTGGAACCATAAATTACCAATTTGAATACGATGATTTGTATGATTTGCGAACAAAATTAGTCTACATTCCACAACGAACTGATACTTGGCGTGGTTCTATGTACGAAAATTTAGAATTCACCGCAAGTTGCTACGGCTATTCGCCAGAAGAAAATAATTTGGTAGTCGATTTAGTCATCACGCGTTTAGGATTGCGAAAATTTAGAAAGCATTACTGGAACAATTTGTCTTCTGGTTACAAAATGCGTTTCGAATTAGCTCGAATGTTACTCCGAAAACCAAAAATTTTATTGATTGACGAACCTTTGGCTAACTTAGATATTTTAGCACAACAAACCATTTTAGACGATTTTAGAAATATTGCTAATTCAGCTTTTAGACCAATTGCCATTGTGTTGAGTTCGCAACAATTATATGAAGTGGAAAAAACTTCAAATCAAGTGGTTTTCTTAAAACGTGGTTCGCAAAAGAATTTGAATACCGAAAATGATGTAGCAAAAAATTGCATTATCGAATTCGAAAGTTCATTGAATTTAAGCGATTTAAAACAAGCTTTTACCGCTTTAGAAGTAATTTCTTTGGAACAAAATGGTGGAACTTTTATTGCAACTTTTCCAGAAAATATTCAAATGAACGATTTCTTGAAAGTGGTTATAAACCAATCGATTCCAATGACTTATATTCGAAATATTTCAAATTCAACACGTCGCTTTTTTGTGAACTAA
- a CDS encoding GNAT family N-acetyltransferase — protein sequence MLQLNFSPFPILESERLRFRKLTHEDAPEIIVLRGNPETMKFIPRPLVVDIEGALAHIKMINDKIDENLDINWAVTEKGSDKCIGIMGFYRTQPDHFRTELGYMITSEHWGKGYVTEAVKTLLNFAFNTLNFHSIVAVVDSRHVASERVLQKVGFVKEAHFKEDFYYNNEFTDTVMYGLLKRNFIK from the coding sequence ATGCTACAACTTAACTTCTCACCTTTTCCTATACTTGAATCTGAACGTTTACGTTTTCGAAAATTAACCCATGAAGATGCTCCTGAAATTATAGTGCTTCGAGGGAATCCTGAAACTATGAAATTTATTCCAAGACCTTTGGTTGTAGATATTGAAGGTGCTTTGGCGCACATTAAAATGATTAACGACAAAATAGACGAAAATTTAGATATCAATTGGGCAGTAACCGAAAAAGGAAGTGATAAATGCATCGGAATTATGGGCTTTTATAGAACACAACCTGATCATTTTAGAACTGAGTTAGGCTATATGATTACATCCGAGCATTGGGGAAAAGGGTATGTTACCGAAGCGGTGAAAACATTATTAAATTTTGCTTTCAATACCTTGAATTTTCATTCTATTGTTGCAGTTGTAGATTCAAGACATGTTGCCTCGGAACGTGTTTTACAAAAAGTTGGCTTTGTAAAAGAAGCTCATTTTAAAGAAGATTTTTACTATAATAACGAATTTACCGATACCGTAATGTATGGTTTACTAAAACGAAATTTTATAAAATAA
- a CDS encoding aldose 1-epimerase family protein, which produces MIITLSNTKISASIDSLGAELIRLEKEHQNYIWTVDETHWNKTSPILFPIVGRLKNDAYTIADKTYELPRHGFARNFEFQILNQTENSVVFVLESNSETLKNYPFEFQLQLEYELDGNELKMKYSVENKSNVTMPFSIGAHPAFTIEDSFSDYSLQFNEAEEFVSYELENEQFNNSYRKIHSENGQINLDYSYFEKDALVFKHLKSNNLTLLKKNQPFLSVNFKGFPYLGIWTKPNAPFLCIEPWCGLADNSNHNGNFMEKEGIQLLEKNGVFQREIIISLL; this is translated from the coding sequence ATGATAATTACACTTTCAAATACTAAAATTTCGGCATCAATTGATTCTCTTGGTGCCGAATTAATTCGTTTAGAAAAAGAGCACCAAAATTATATTTGGACGGTTGATGAAACCCATTGGAATAAAACGTCACCCATTTTATTTCCTATTGTAGGAAGATTAAAAAATGATGCTTACACCATTGCTGATAAAACTTATGAATTACCACGACACGGCTTCGCAAGAAATTTCGAATTTCAAATTCTGAATCAAACCGAAAATTCTGTTGTTTTTGTCTTAGAAAGTAATTCCGAAACTTTGAAAAATTATCCGTTTGAGTTTCAATTACAATTGGAATATGAATTAGACGGAAATGAATTAAAAATGAAATATTCTGTTGAAAATAAATCGAATGTAACTATGCCGTTTTCCATTGGAGCACATCCTGCATTTACCATTGAAGATTCATTTTCAGATTATTCCTTACAATTTAATGAAGCAGAAGAATTTGTATCCTATGAATTAGAAAATGAACAGTTTAACAATTCATACAGAAAAATACATTCTGAAAACGGACAAATTAATTTAGATTATTCGTATTTTGAGAAAGACGCTTTGGTTTTTAAACATTTGAAATCCAACAACCTAACTCTTTTAAAAAAGAACCAACCTTTTCTTTCTGTTAATTTTAAAGGATTTCCTTATTTAGGGATTTGGACAAAACCAAATGCGCCATTTTTGTGCATTGAACCTTGGTGTGGTTTAGCCGATAATTCAAATCACAATGGAAATTTTATGGAAAAAGAAGGTATTCAGTTGTTAGAAAAAAATGGTGTTTTTCAAAGAGAAATTATAATAAGTCTTTTATAA
- the fabG gene encoding 3-oxoacyl-[acyl-carrier-protein] reductase: protein MKLLEGKVAIITGASRGIGSGIAKIFAEQGANVAFTYSSSVESALALENELNALGIKAKGYKSNAADFNEAQKLIDDVIAEFGTIDVLINNAGITKDNLLMRMSEEDFDKVIEINLKSVFNMTKAVQKIMLKNRKGSIVNMSSVVGVKGNAGQANYAASKAGMNGFTKSIALELGSRNIRCNAIAPGFIETEMTAKLNEDVVKGWREAIPLKRGGTPEDVANVCVFLASDMSAYVTGQVINVDGGMLT from the coding sequence ATGAAATTATTAGAAGGAAAAGTTGCCATTATTACAGGTGCAAGCCGTGGAATTGGTAGTGGGATAGCAAAAATTTTTGCAGAACAAGGAGCTAATGTTGCATTTACCTATAGTTCATCTGTAGAATCGGCTTTGGCTTTAGAAAATGAATTAAACGCTTTAGGAATTAAAGCTAAAGGATACAAATCAAACGCTGCCGATTTTAATGAAGCACAAAAATTAATAGATGATGTAATTGCTGAATTTGGAACTATTGATGTGTTAATCAATAATGCGGGAATTACAAAAGATAACTTATTAATGCGTATGTCGGAAGAAGATTTTGACAAAGTAATCGAAATCAACTTAAAGTCAGTTTTTAATATGACTAAGGCTGTTCAAAAAATTATGTTGAAAAACCGTAAAGGTTCTATCGTAAATATGAGTAGTGTAGTAGGAGTAAAAGGAAATGCTGGTCAAGCTAATTATGCTGCTTCTAAAGCTGGTATGAACGGATTTACAAAATCTATTGCCTTAGAATTAGGTTCAAGAAATATTCGTTGCAACGCAATAGCTCCAGGTTTTATTGAAACAGAAATGACTGCTAAATTGAATGAAGATGTAGTAAAAGGCTGGAGAGAAGCTATTCCTTTAAAAAGGGGTGGAACTCCAGAGGATGTAGCAAACGTTTGTGTTTTCTTAGCTTCTGACATGAGTGCTTATGTAACGGGTCAAGTTATTAATGTTGATGGAGGAATGCTGACATAA
- a CDS encoding MFS transporter, which produces MENFTLKEKLQHLLSFPVIVAALGYFVDIYDLLLFGIVRVPSLKDMNLDVDTAGTLILNYQMVGLLLGGILWGILGDKKGRLSVLFGSILVYSLANIACGYLPHFSVEDKTMLYAWLRFIAGIGLAGELGAGITLVSESLPKQLRAIGTSIVAGFGLLGAVVAQLTVELAGDWTIAYYIGGALGLMLLALRISVAESGIYNDIKHDNKIKKGNFFSFFTNWNRFVKYMKCIAIGLPTWFCIGILAVMANQFAPVMGIDNIQPGKAIMWAYVGISVGDFASGFISHWLHSRKKAIFYMMLFTIIGACLMLFRGNKSENMYYFYCAWLGLGTGYWAMFVTVGAEQFGTNIRSTATTTIPNMVRGLVPVMLLAFDGLKVNNGVIVAASIVGFFAFALGIYSTLTIAETHNKDLDFNE; this is translated from the coding sequence ATGGAAAACTTTACTCTGAAAGAAAAACTACAACATTTATTATCTTTTCCTGTAATTGTAGCTGCTCTAGGCTATTTTGTTGATATTTACGACTTACTTCTTTTCGGGATTGTTCGTGTTCCTAGCTTAAAAGATATGAACTTAGATGTCGATACTGCTGGGACACTAATCTTAAATTATCAAATGGTAGGTTTACTTTTAGGAGGAATTCTGTGGGGTATTTTAGGTGATAAAAAAGGAAGACTTTCGGTTTTATTTGGTTCCATTTTAGTGTATTCTTTGGCTAACATTGCTTGTGGTTATTTACCTCACTTTTCAGTAGAAGATAAAACCATGTTGTATGCTTGGTTGAGATTCATTGCTGGAATTGGTTTAGCTGGTGAACTCGGAGCCGGAATTACTTTAGTCTCTGAATCATTACCCAAACAATTACGAGCTATTGGAACTTCCATCGTAGCTGGTTTTGGCTTACTTGGAGCCGTTGTAGCACAATTAACAGTTGAATTAGCGGGCGATTGGACAATTGCTTATTATATTGGCGGTGCTTTAGGATTAATGCTTTTAGCATTAAGAATCAGTGTAGCAGAATCAGGTATTTACAACGATATCAAACACGATAATAAGATCAAAAAAGGGAATTTCTTTTCGTTTTTTACCAATTGGAATCGTTTTGTTAAATATATGAAATGTATAGCTATTGGTTTACCAACTTGGTTTTGTATTGGAATTTTAGCGGTTATGGCCAATCAATTTGCACCTGTAATGGGTATTGACAATATTCAACCCGGAAAAGCGATAATGTGGGCATATGTTGGAATCTCGGTTGGTGATTTTGCTAGTGGTTTCATCTCTCATTGGTTACATTCACGCAAAAAAGCGATTTTCTATATGATGTTGTTCACTATCATTGGAGCCTGTTTAATGCTTTTTAGAGGAAATAAATCAGAAAACATGTATTACTTTTATTGCGCTTGGTTAGGATTAGGAACGGGTTATTGGGCGATGTTTGTAACCGTTGGAGCTGAGCAATTTGGCACTAATATTAGAAGTACGGCTACCACCACTATTCCTAATATGGTTCGCGGATTAGTTCCAGTAATGTTATTGGCATTTGACGGATTAAAAGTAAATAATGGCGTGATTGTTGCCGCTTCAATTGTAGGTTTCTTTGCTTTTGCACTAGGCATCTACTCTACTCTAACTATTGCTGAAACACATAATAAGGATTTAGACTTTAACGAATAA